Proteins encoded by one window of Panicum virgatum strain AP13 chromosome 7N, P.virgatum_v5, whole genome shotgun sequence:
- the LOC120680784 gene encoding UDP-glycosyltransferase 79-like yields the protein MGIPSASTTSPSSSSSSAAASNEETHTRRGAHVLLLPVPGAQGHTNPMLQLGRRLAYHGLRPTLVTTRYVLSTTARPPPSPFRVAAISDGFNDGGMAACPDLAEYCRRLEAVGSETLAELLRSEAAEGRPVRVLVYDPHLPWARRVAQAAGVAAAAFLSQPCSVDLIYGELWAGRLALPVTDGAELSRRGLLGVELGPDDVPPFAAKPDWCPAITQTLLRQFEELEDADDVLVNSFRDIEPKEADYMERTWRAKAIGPCLPSFFLDDERLPSNKTYGFDLFTTTVSCMAWLDKQAPCSVVLVSYGTVSEYDETQLEELGNGLCNSGKPFLWVVRSNEEHKLSDQLREKCKEHGLIVSWCPQLEVLAHKAAGCFFTHCGWNSTLEAIANGIPMVAMPHWADQATISKYMESMWGMGLRVCKDEKGLVKRDEVERCINEVMDGDRKDEFRRNAAKWMQKAKKAMQEGGSSDKNIAEFAAKYSSC from the exons ATGGGGATCCCGAGCGCCAGCACCAcctcgccttcctcctcctcctcctccgctgccgcctccaACGAGGAGACCCACACCCGCCGCGGCGCGCACGTGCTGCTCCTGCCGGTACCGGGCGCACAGGGTCACACCAACCCGATGCTCcagctcggccgccgcctcgcgtaCCACGGCCTCCGCCCCACGCTGGTCACCACCCGCTACGTCCTCTCCACCACGGCTCGGCCCCCGCCCAGCCCCTTCCGCGTCGCCGCCATTTCCGACGGCTTCAATGACGGCGGCATGGCCGCGTGCCCCGACCTCGCCGAGTactgccgccgcctcgaggcCGTCGGTTCGGAGACGCTGGCGGAGCTGCTCCGCTCCGAGGCCGCCGAGGGCCGGCCCGTCCGCGTGCTGGTCTACGACCCGCACCTCCCGTGGGCGCGGCgggtggcgcaggcggcgggcgtcgcggcTGCGGCGTTCCTGTCGCAGCCGTGCTCCGTGGACCTCATCTACGGCGAGCTGTGGGCGGGGCGGCTCGCGCTGCCGGTCACGGATGGCGCCGAGCTGTCCAGGCGGGGCCTGCTCGGCGTCGAGCTTGGGCCCGACGACGTGCCGCCGTTCGCCGCGAAACCGGACTGGTGCCCCGCGATCACTCAGACTTTGCTGCGGCAGTTCGAGGAGCTGGAGGACGCCGACGACGTGCTCGTCAACTCGTTCCGCGACATCGAACCAAAG GAGGCAGATTACATGGAGCGAACATGGCGCGCAAAGGCGATCGGACCATGCTTGCCATCATTCTTTCTGGATGATGAGCGTCTTCCGTCAAACAAGACATACGGCTTCGACCTATTCACCACCACTGTCTCGTGTATGGCTTGGCTTGACAAGCAGGCTCCTTGCTCCGTTGTCCTTGTATCCTATGGGACTGTATCTGAATACGACGAAACACAGTTGGAGGAGCTTGGCAATGGACTCTGCAATTCTGGCAAACCGTTTCTTTGGGTTGTGAGGTCAAATGAAGAACACAAGTTGTCAGATCAACTCCGTGAAAAGTGCAAGGAACATGGCCTTATTGTTTCGTGGTGCCCCCAACTTGAGGTCCTGGCACACAAGGCTGCAG GATGTTTCTTCACACACTGCGGATGGAACTCAACACTTGAGGCAATAGCTAATGGCATACCAATGGTCGCAATGCCCCATTGGGCAGACCAGGCAACCATATCAAAATACATGGAGAGCATGTGGGGTATGGGCTTGCGAGTGTGCAAGGACGAGAAAGGCTTGGTGAAAAGGGATGAGGTTGAACGGTGCATCAATGAAGTGATGGATGGGGATAGGAAGGATGAGTTTAGGAGGAATGCCGCTAAGTGGATGCAGAAAGCCAAGAAGGCAATGCAGGAAGGAGGGAGCTCAGACAAGAATATAGCCGAATTTGCTGCAAAGTATTCATCATGTTAA